In Gossypium raimondii isolate GPD5lz chromosome 12, ASM2569854v1, whole genome shotgun sequence, a single window of DNA contains:
- the LOC105765201 gene encoding protein P21 produces MKLESLSPFFFPFVALCFTMATAATFTIRNNCSYTVWAAAVAASAGGGGKRLESGATWNLNVKPGTRGSRIWARTNCQFDEAGRGRCKTGDCGGRLKCKAYGKPPNTLAEFALNQYKNLDFFHISLVDGFNVPMEFSPTSGLCKKGIQCTADIVRQCPKELKAPGGCNNPCTVFKTQQYCCYYGKCDPTDFSKFFKARCPNAYTYPRDDPSSTVTCPGGTNYKVVFCPIGSPHLEMVASMSQEE; encoded by the coding sequence ATGAAGTTGGAAAGCCTCTCTCCGTTTTTCTTCCCTTTCGTTGCTCTTTGCTTCACGATGGCCACTGCTGCCACTTTTACCATTCGAAACAACTGCTCCTACACGGTCTGGGCAGCAGCCGTGGCCGCCTCCGCTGGTGGTGGTGGCAAGAGGCTAGAGAGCGGTGCAACTTGGAATCTAAATGTGAAGCCCGGCACTAGAGGATCCCGTAtctgggctcgaaccaattgccAATTCGATGAAGCCGGACGAGGCAGATGCAAAACCGGTGATTGTGGGGGGCGACTTAAGTGCAAAGCCTATGGTAAACCCCCAAACACCTTGGCTGAATTCGCACTAAACCAGTACAAAAACTTGGATTTCTTCCATATCTCTCTGGTTGATGGATTTAATGTTCCTATGGAGTTTAGCCCAACATCTGGGTTGTGCAAGAAGGGCATTCAATGCACAGCTGATATAGTAAGGCAGTGCCCTAAGGAATTGAAAGCCCCAGGTGGGTGCAATAATCCTTGCACCGTTTTCAAGACTCAACAATATTGTTGCTATTACGGGAAGTGTGACCCAACGGATTTTTCCAAGTTCTTCAAGGCAAGATGCCCCAATGCTTATACTTATCCACGAGATGATCCTTCAAGCACGGTCACTTGCCCTGGTGGAACCAATTACAAGGTTGTGTTCTGCCCCATTGGCTCTCCTCATCTAGAGATGGTTGCAAGCATGAGCCAAGAAGAGTAA
- the LOC105765203 gene encoding thaumatin-like protein 1, protein MSYLTISQISSILFFSVLFISAHAARFEIRNECPYTVWAAASPGGGRRLDPRQSWTINVPAGTAMARIWGRTNCNFDANGRGHCQTGDCGGLLECQGWGVPPNTLAEYSLNQFGNMDFYDISLIDGFNIPMVFGPTNGGCHNIRCTADLKGQCPNELRAPGGCNNPCTVFKTNEYCCTQGYGTCGPTYFSRFFKDRCHDSYSYPQDDPSSTFTCPAGSNYRVVFCPRGSPRIEMVGSKNQEK, encoded by the coding sequence ATGAGCTACTTAACCATTTCCCAGATCTCTTCCATCCTCTTCTTCAGCGTTCTTTTCATTTCCGCCCATGCAGCGCGCTTTGAAATCCGCAATGAGTGCCCCTACACTGTTTGGGCAGCAGCCTCTCCTGGTGGTGGTCGTCGCTTAGACCCACGGCAAAGTTGGACCATCAATGTGCCTGCTGGCACAGCCATGGCTCGTATCTGGGGTCGCACCAATTGCAATTTCGATGCCAATGGTAGGGGTCATTGCCAAACCGGTGACTGTGGTGGACTCCTTGAGTGCCAAGGTTGGGGTGTCCCTCCAAACACCCTGGCTGAATATTCACTTAATCAATTTGGAAACATGGATTTCTACGACATTTCCTTAATTGACGGGTTTAACATCCCCATGGTGTTTGGTCCAACTAATGGCGGTTGTCACAACATTCGGTGCACAGCAGACCTCAAGGGACAATGCCCGAATGAGTTAAGGGCTCCTGGTGGGTGCAATAACCCATGCACAGTGTTCAAAACCAATGAGTATTGTTGCACTCAAGGGTACGGAACCTGTGGTCCGACCTATTTCTCAAGGTTTTTCAAGGACCGGTGCCATGATTCATACAGTTATCCTCAGGATGATCCTTCAAGCACCTTTACTTGCCCCGCTGGTTCCAATTACAGGGTTGTGTTTTGCCCTAGAGGCTCACCCCGCATAGAGATGGTCGGAAGCAAGAACCAAGAAAAGTAA
- the LOC105765202 gene encoding protein P21 translates to MSYLTISQISSLLFFSVLFISAHAARFEIRNECSYTVWAAASPGGGRRLDPRQSWTIDVPAGTAMARIWGRTNCNFDASGRGHCQTGDCGGLLQCKGWGVPPNTLAEYALNQFGNMDFYDISLVDGFNIPMVFGPTNGGCHNIRCTADINGQCPNELRAPGGCNNPCTVFKTNEYCCTQGYGTCGPTRYSRFFKDRCGDSYSYPQDDPSSTFTCPAGSNYRVVFCPRGSPHIEMVGSKSQEK, encoded by the coding sequence ATGAGCTACTTAACCATTTCCCAAATCTCCTCCCTCCTCTTCTTTAGCGTCCTTTTCATTTCCGCTCATGCAGCGCGCTTTGAAATCCGCAATGAGTGCTCCTACACCGTCTGGGCAGCAGCCTCTCCTGGTGGTGGTCGTCGCCTAGACCCTCGGCAAAGTTGGACCATCGATGTGCCTGCTGGCACTGCTATGGCTCGTATTTGGGGTCGAACCAATTGCAATTTCGATGCCAGTGGTAGGGGTCATTGCCAAACCGGTGATTGTGGTGGACTCCTTCAATGCAAAGGTTGGGGTGTACCTCCAAACACCCTGGCTGAATATGCACTTAACCAATTTGGAAACATGGATTTCTACGACATTTCCTTAGTTGATGGGTTTAACATCCCCATGGTGTTTGGTCCAACTAATGGCGGTTGTCACAACATTCGGTGCACTGCAGACATCAACGGACAATGCCCGAATGAGTTAAGAGCTCCCGGTGGGTGCAATAACCCATGCACGGTATTTAAGACCAATGAATATTGTTGCACTCAAGGGTACGGAACCTGTGGTCCGACCCGTTATTCAAGGTTTTTCAAGGACCGGTGCGGTGATTCATACAGTTATCCTCAAGATGATCCTTCGAGCACCTTTACTTGCCCTGCTGGTTCCAATTACAGGGTCGTGTTTTGCCCCAGAGGCTCACCTCATATAGAGATGGTCGGAAGTAAGAgccaagaaaaataa
- the LOC105765196 gene encoding probable DEAD-box ATP-dependent RNA helicase 48 isoform X2 produces MFSAVLLLRSKTHSILRTQIFTRAMGGGPRTFPGGLNKWQWKRLHEKKAKEKEKRLLDQEKQLYQARIRSQIRAKLAGRPDPSCDPTQYSPMSPNDHIKALADRFMKEGAEDLWNEHDGPLNSEEQERPRSVETARNPRSGLIHSPLNIKKLLSDSRRENEKPSGVNNSQFIKSRSYSVQANGKFKVNESSFAGIQSYFGSKDEYLKHSGRNNISRVRLGKNETSSNQHESDSVSDNNSLKRFGPGGKGEKVSFQNNGKFIKSRNRMERMRFRRNESSSSDDESDLELEDEVEGVGGWRDVKKSGSSASLGKYDVKIKRRVPLKELEKEMDFSEQVQLLRQELEKKKLAEIEKKMGEGEPIYSKKRFDECGISPWTVKALSAAGYFLMTRVQEATLSVCLEGKDALVKAKTGTGKTAAFLLPAIETVLKAASTSTVQRVPPVFVLILCPTRELASQLAAEANALLKYHNGIGVQTLVGGTRFKVDQKRLESEPCQIIVATPGRLLDHVENKSTLSVRLMGLKMLILDEADHLLDLGFRKDVEKIVDCLPRQRQSLLFSATIPKEVRRISQLVLKREHAFIDTVGLGCVETHDKVKQSILVAPHELHFQIVHQLLKKHISVAPEYKVIVFCTTGMVTSLMYLLLREMKMNVREIHSRKPQIYRTRISDEFRDSKRLILVTSDVSARGMDYPDVTLVIQVGIPSDREQYIHRLGRTGREGKDGEGILLIAPWEEYFLDEIKDLPLEKISLPDMDPDVKQKLEFSMAKIDGNVKEAAYHAWLGYYNSIREIGRDKTTLVDLANQFSQSIGLQRPPSLFRKTALKMGLKDIPGIRIRK; encoded by the exons ATGTTCTCAGCGGTGCTCCTCCTACGCTCCAAAACCCATTCGATTCTCCGAACTCAAATTTTCACCCGAGCCATGGGAGGCGGTCCTCGGACCTTCCCCGGCGGCTTGAACAAGTGGCAATGGAAGCGCCTCCACGAGAAAAAAGCCAAGGAGAAAGAGAAAAGACTCCTCGACCAAGAGAAGCAACTTTACCAAGCCAGAATCCGATCCCAAATCCGCGCCAAACTAGCCGGGAGACCCGACCCGAGTTGCGATCCAACACAATATAGCCCCATGAGCCCCAACGACCACATCAAAGCCCTGGCTGATCGGTTCATGAAAGAAGGGGCGGAGGACTTGTGGAACGAACACGACGGTCCGTTGAACTCAGAGGAACAAGAACGGCCACGATCCGTTGAAACGGCTAGAAATCCACGGTCAGGATTAATTCATTCGCCGCTTAATATAAAGAAACTGCTATCTGATAGTcgaagagaaaatgagaaacCAAGCGGTGTAAATAATAGTCAATTTATTAAGAGTAGGAGCTATTCAGTTCAGGCTAACGGAAAATTCAAGGTAAACGAGAGTTCTTTTGCTGGGATTCAGTCATATTTCGGTTCAAAGGATGAGTATTTGAAGCATTCAGGGCGTAATAATATATCTCGGGTGAGGCTTGGGAAGAATGAGACTTCTTCTAATCAACATGAATCTGATTCCGTGTCGGATAATAATTCATTGAAGCGTTTTGGGCCTGGTGGTAAAGGCGAGAAGGTGAGTTTTCAGAATAATGGGAAGTTTATAAAGAGTAGGAACCGTATGGAGAGGATGAGGTTTAGGAGGAACGAGAGCTCATCGAGTGATGATGAATCGGATTTGGAATTGGAAGATGAAGTGGAAGGTGTTGGGGGTTGGAGGGATGTTAAGAAGTCAGGGAGTAGTGCATCGTTGGGAAAGTATGATGTGAAGATAAAACGGAGAGTTCCGTTGAAGGAACTAGAGAAGGAGATGGATTTTTCGGAGCAAGTGCAGTTGCTTAGGCAGGAGTTGGAAAAGAAGAAGTTGGctgaaattgaaaagaaaatggggGAGGGAGAACCAATTTATAGTAAAAAAAG ATTTGATGAATGTGGTATATCCCCATGGACAGTCAAGGCACTTTCTGCAGCGGGATATTTTCTGATGACTCGAGTACAGGAGGCAACACTTTCTGTTTGCCTTGAGG GCAAAGATGCTTTGGTCAAAGCTAAAACTGGCACAGGAAAGACTGCAGCTTTTCTG CTTCCTGCAATTGAAACAGTTTTGAAGGCCGCTAGTACTAGTACCGTTCAGCGGGTGCCTCCGGTTTTTGTTCTCATTCTTTGCCCCACAAGAGAACTTGCAAGTCAGCTAGCTGCAGAAGCAAATGCTCTGCTGAAGTATCATAATGGCATAGGAGTCCAGACTCTAGTTGGAGGTACGCGTTTCAAAGTTGATCAGAAACGTCTCGAATCAGAACCATGCCAG ATAATTGTTGCAACACCTGGGAGATTGCTGGATCATGTTGAGAACAAGTCTACCTTGTCTGTGCGATTGATGGGATTGAAAATGCTTATACTTGATGAAGCTGACCACTTATTAGACTTGGGATTTCGGAAAGATGTTGAGAAAATTGTTGATTGTTTGCCCCGTCAAAGGCAGTCATTGTTGTTTTCTGCAACAATTCCAAAAGAG GTTCGTCGTATATCTCAGCTTGTTTTGAAGAGGGAACATGCTTTCATTGATACAGTGGGTCTAGGCTGTGTAGAAACTCATGACAAG GTTAAGCAATCTATTCTTGTTGCACCACATGAATTGCATTTTCAGATAGTTCACCAGCTTTTAAAGAAGCATATATCTGTAGCACCCGAGTACAAG GTCATTGTTTTCTGTACAACTGGGATGGTAACATCACTGATGTATTTGCTTCTTcgagaaatgaaaatgaatgtcAGGGAGATCCATTCCAGAAAACCTCAAATTTACCGAACTCGTATCTCTGATGAATTCAGGGACTCTAAGAGGTTAATTCTTGTTACATCTGATGTTTCGGCACGAGGAATGGATTATCCTGATGTCACTTTGGTTATTCAG GTGGGAATTCCTTCTGACCGAGAGCAATATATACACCGACTAGGAAGGACAGGACGGGAAGGCAAGGATGGAGAAGGTATCTTATTGATAGCTCCATGGGAAGAGTATTTCTTGGATGAAATTAAGGACTTGCCTCTTGAGAAAATCTCTTTACCAGATATGGATCCAGATGTCAAACAGAAG TTGGAGTTTTCAATGGCAAAGATTGATGGGAATGTCAAAGAAGCAGCATATCATGCTTGGCTTGGTTATTATAACTCGATCAGAGAAATTGGGCGGGATAAAACTACACTTGTTGATCTGGCCAACCAGTTTTCCCAATCAATTGGCTTGCAAAGACCTCCATCTCTCTTCAGGAAGACCGCTTTAAAAATGGGTTTGAAAGATATACCTGGAATTCGAATCAGAAAATAG
- the LOC105765196 gene encoding probable DEAD-box ATP-dependent RNA helicase 48 isoform X1, translating to MFSAVLLLRSKTHSILRTQIFTRAMGGGPRTFPGGLNKWQWKRLHEKKAKEKEKRLLDQEKQLYQARIRSQIRAKLAGRPDPSCDPTQYSPMSPNDHIKALADRFMKEGAEDLWNEHDGPLNSEEQERPRSVETARNPRSGLIHSPLNIKKLLSDSRRENEKPSGVNNSQFIKSRSYSVQANGKFKVNESSFAGIQSYFGSKDEYLKHSGRNNISRVRLGKNETSSNQHESDSVSDNNSLKRFGPGGKGEKVSFQNNGKFIKSRNRMERMRFRRNESSSSDDESDLELEDEVEGVGGWRDVKKSGSSASLGKYDVKIKRRVPLKELEKEMDFSEQVQLLRQELEKKKLAEIEKKMGEGEPIYSKKRFDECGISPWTVKALSAAGYFLMTRVQEATLSVCLEAGKDALVKAKTGTGKTAAFLLPAIETVLKAASTSTVQRVPPVFVLILCPTRELASQLAAEANALLKYHNGIGVQTLVGGTRFKVDQKRLESEPCQIIVATPGRLLDHVENKSTLSVRLMGLKMLILDEADHLLDLGFRKDVEKIVDCLPRQRQSLLFSATIPKEVRRISQLVLKREHAFIDTVGLGCVETHDKVKQSILVAPHELHFQIVHQLLKKHISVAPEYKVIVFCTTGMVTSLMYLLLREMKMNVREIHSRKPQIYRTRISDEFRDSKRLILVTSDVSARGMDYPDVTLVIQVGIPSDREQYIHRLGRTGREGKDGEGILLIAPWEEYFLDEIKDLPLEKISLPDMDPDVKQKLEFSMAKIDGNVKEAAYHAWLGYYNSIREIGRDKTTLVDLANQFSQSIGLQRPPSLFRKTALKMGLKDIPGIRIRK from the exons ATGTTCTCAGCGGTGCTCCTCCTACGCTCCAAAACCCATTCGATTCTCCGAACTCAAATTTTCACCCGAGCCATGGGAGGCGGTCCTCGGACCTTCCCCGGCGGCTTGAACAAGTGGCAATGGAAGCGCCTCCACGAGAAAAAAGCCAAGGAGAAAGAGAAAAGACTCCTCGACCAAGAGAAGCAACTTTACCAAGCCAGAATCCGATCCCAAATCCGCGCCAAACTAGCCGGGAGACCCGACCCGAGTTGCGATCCAACACAATATAGCCCCATGAGCCCCAACGACCACATCAAAGCCCTGGCTGATCGGTTCATGAAAGAAGGGGCGGAGGACTTGTGGAACGAACACGACGGTCCGTTGAACTCAGAGGAACAAGAACGGCCACGATCCGTTGAAACGGCTAGAAATCCACGGTCAGGATTAATTCATTCGCCGCTTAATATAAAGAAACTGCTATCTGATAGTcgaagagaaaatgagaaacCAAGCGGTGTAAATAATAGTCAATTTATTAAGAGTAGGAGCTATTCAGTTCAGGCTAACGGAAAATTCAAGGTAAACGAGAGTTCTTTTGCTGGGATTCAGTCATATTTCGGTTCAAAGGATGAGTATTTGAAGCATTCAGGGCGTAATAATATATCTCGGGTGAGGCTTGGGAAGAATGAGACTTCTTCTAATCAACATGAATCTGATTCCGTGTCGGATAATAATTCATTGAAGCGTTTTGGGCCTGGTGGTAAAGGCGAGAAGGTGAGTTTTCAGAATAATGGGAAGTTTATAAAGAGTAGGAACCGTATGGAGAGGATGAGGTTTAGGAGGAACGAGAGCTCATCGAGTGATGATGAATCGGATTTGGAATTGGAAGATGAAGTGGAAGGTGTTGGGGGTTGGAGGGATGTTAAGAAGTCAGGGAGTAGTGCATCGTTGGGAAAGTATGATGTGAAGATAAAACGGAGAGTTCCGTTGAAGGAACTAGAGAAGGAGATGGATTTTTCGGAGCAAGTGCAGTTGCTTAGGCAGGAGTTGGAAAAGAAGAAGTTGGctgaaattgaaaagaaaatggggGAGGGAGAACCAATTTATAGTAAAAAAAG ATTTGATGAATGTGGTATATCCCCATGGACAGTCAAGGCACTTTCTGCAGCGGGATATTTTCTGATGACTCGAGTACAGGAGGCAACACTTTCTGTTTGCCTTGAGG CAGGCAAAGATGCTTTGGTCAAAGCTAAAACTGGCACAGGAAAGACTGCAGCTTTTCTG CTTCCTGCAATTGAAACAGTTTTGAAGGCCGCTAGTACTAGTACCGTTCAGCGGGTGCCTCCGGTTTTTGTTCTCATTCTTTGCCCCACAAGAGAACTTGCAAGTCAGCTAGCTGCAGAAGCAAATGCTCTGCTGAAGTATCATAATGGCATAGGAGTCCAGACTCTAGTTGGAGGTACGCGTTTCAAAGTTGATCAGAAACGTCTCGAATCAGAACCATGCCAG ATAATTGTTGCAACACCTGGGAGATTGCTGGATCATGTTGAGAACAAGTCTACCTTGTCTGTGCGATTGATGGGATTGAAAATGCTTATACTTGATGAAGCTGACCACTTATTAGACTTGGGATTTCGGAAAGATGTTGAGAAAATTGTTGATTGTTTGCCCCGTCAAAGGCAGTCATTGTTGTTTTCTGCAACAATTCCAAAAGAG GTTCGTCGTATATCTCAGCTTGTTTTGAAGAGGGAACATGCTTTCATTGATACAGTGGGTCTAGGCTGTGTAGAAACTCATGACAAG GTTAAGCAATCTATTCTTGTTGCACCACATGAATTGCATTTTCAGATAGTTCACCAGCTTTTAAAGAAGCATATATCTGTAGCACCCGAGTACAAG GTCATTGTTTTCTGTACAACTGGGATGGTAACATCACTGATGTATTTGCTTCTTcgagaaatgaaaatgaatgtcAGGGAGATCCATTCCAGAAAACCTCAAATTTACCGAACTCGTATCTCTGATGAATTCAGGGACTCTAAGAGGTTAATTCTTGTTACATCTGATGTTTCGGCACGAGGAATGGATTATCCTGATGTCACTTTGGTTATTCAG GTGGGAATTCCTTCTGACCGAGAGCAATATATACACCGACTAGGAAGGACAGGACGGGAAGGCAAGGATGGAGAAGGTATCTTATTGATAGCTCCATGGGAAGAGTATTTCTTGGATGAAATTAAGGACTTGCCTCTTGAGAAAATCTCTTTACCAGATATGGATCCAGATGTCAAACAGAAG TTGGAGTTTTCAATGGCAAAGATTGATGGGAATGTCAAAGAAGCAGCATATCATGCTTGGCTTGGTTATTATAACTCGATCAGAGAAATTGGGCGGGATAAAACTACACTTGTTGATCTGGCCAACCAGTTTTCCCAATCAATTGGCTTGCAAAGACCTCCATCTCTCTTCAGGAAGACCGCTTTAAAAATGGGTTTGAAAGATATACCTGGAATTCGAATCAGAAAATAG
- the LOC105765197 gene encoding uncharacterized protein LOC105765197, which yields MDSLSCAAATTAVGASFSVYKFSLFPSVTLSRVRVKRSSKRVSFRVFAQKEEPKLDKWDQMELKFGRLLGEDPKLTLAKIMGRKANPEASYIEIEKSFYKNKGQIVDVEEVPFDVEKKSTSTSSDGLNLVRPVPKKGIKFETDVKPPASEIKRPTVSGEKAMDSARKSKLPNVILRKPTVVNEDDVEDRPSRFRMKSNLSLRMRNEKAKEQFTDMTLLRKPEPMSVDTSIDEKQDSDDIVGVEKEKEVEDGIGDFTLLKKPEQLSVTTKIGEEVEQFEDLEVEAERFEAEIEAHMLASATKSSVEEASEAGHGLIPKKPEIEDHSLIGMQSAERSNRVSTEESGISLSMEAALQGKPRRLDQTVKETSESGKAETAPVPTNLEDYGDLPSVSPQEDSDWNRLEDLLKTGRKAEVELISSSTRGFAVSFGSLIGFLPYRNLAAKWKFLAFESWLRQRGLDPSAYKQNLGVIGSSDAMSKNSSLDSTSDSENNQQFEGKFSPDMKLEDLLRIYDQEKLKFLTSFVGQRVKVNVLMADRKFRKLIVSLRPKEKEELIEKKRNVMAKLRVGDVIKCCIKKITYFGIFVEVEGVPALIHQTEVSWDATLDPLSHFKIGQIVEAKVHQLDFTLDRIFLSLKEITPDPLVEALESVVGDHDNLDGRLQAAQADTEWPDVESLIKELEQIEGIQSVSKGRFFLSPGLAPTFQVYMASMFENQYKLLARSGNKVQEVIVETTLDKEEIKSTIQSCTNRVV from the exons ATGGACTCTTTATCTTGCGCCGCCGCAACCACCGCCGTCGGTGCTTCCTTCTCTGTCTACAAGTTTTCGTTGTTTCCTTCTGTAACATTGTCAAGAGTACGAGTGAAAAGAAGCTCGAAAAGGGtttcttttagggtttttgCGCAGAAAGAAGAGCCAAAGCTTGACAAATGGGACCAAATGGAGCTCAAGTTTGGTCGCTTGCTTGGGGAAGACCCCAAACTCACCCTTGCCAAA ATAATGGGTAGAAAAGCAAATCCTGAAGCATcttatattgaaattgagaaatcattttataaaaacaaggGTCAAATAGTGGACGTAGAAGAGGTCCCTTTTGATGTTGAAAAGAAATCAACTTCCACATCTTCTGATGGTTTAAATTTAGTTCGTCCTGTTCCAAAGAAGGGAATCAAGTTTGAAACTGATGTTAAGCCTCCTGCATCTGAAATAAAGAGGCCAACTGTATCGGGTGAGAAGGCTATGGATAGTGCGAGAAAGAGTAAGCTTCCAAATGTTATATTGAGAAAACCAACTGTAGTTAATGAAGATGATGTAGAAGATAGGCCATCCAGGTTTAGGATGAAATCAAATTTGTCATTAAGAATGAGGAATGAAAAGGCAAAGGAACAATTTACTGATATGACTTTGTTGAGAAAGCCGGAACCGATGAGCGTTGATACAAGCATTGATGAGAAACAAGATTCTGATGATATTGTTGGGGtggagaaagagaaagaagtgGAGGACGGAATTGGTGATTTTACATTATTGAAAAAGCCTGAACAGTTAAGTGTCACTACAAAGATAGGTGAAGAAGTAGAGCAATTTGAGGATTTAGAAGTTGAGGCGGAAAGGTTTGAGGCAGAGATAGAAGCTCACATGCTGGCTAGTGCAACAAAGAGTAGTGTTGAAGAAGCATCAGAAGCGGGGCATGGTTTGATCCCCAAGAAACCAGAGATAGAGGATCACTCCTTAATTG GAATGCAGTCAGCTGAGCGAAGTAATAGGGTGTCTACTGAGGAATCTGGCATCAGTCTCTCTATGGAAGCTGCACTACAGGGGAAGCCAAGAAG ATTAGATCAAACCGTGAAAGAAACATCAGAATCCGGTAAAGCAGAAACTGCTCCTGTTCCCACCAATCTTGAAGATTATGGTGATCTCCCTTCTGTATCACCCCAGGAG GATAGTGATTGGAACAGGTTAGAAGATTTGCTTAAGACCGGACGAAAGGCAGAAGTGGAGTTAATAAGCTCTAGTACGAGAGGTTTTGCT GTatcttttggttctttaattGGATTTTTGCCTTACCGAAACCTGGCTGCTAAATGGAAGTTCTTAGCTTTCGAATCATGGTTGAGACAGAGGGGTTTAGACCCATCTGCTTATAAGCAGAACTTAGGAGTCATTGGAAGTTCTGATGCAATGAGCAAAAACTCTTCTCTAGATTCAACCTCAGATTCAGAAAACAACCAACAGTTTGAGGGGAAATTTTCACCGGATATGAAATTGGAAGATCTTTTGAGGATTTATGATCAAGAGAAGCTTAAATTCTTGACCTCATTTGTTGGTCAG AGAGTCAAAGTAAATGTGCTAATGGCTGACAGAAAGTTCAGAAAACTTATAGTTTCTCTGAGgccaaaagaaaaggaagagttaatagagaaaaagagaaatgttATG GCCAAGCTTCGTGTTGGGGATGTTATAAAATGCTgcatcaagaaaataacttattttggtatatttgtgGAG GTTGAAGGCGTGCCTGCTTTGATTCACCAGACGGAAGTATCATGGGATGCCACCTTGGATCCTTTGTCACATTTCAAAATTGGTCAG ATTGTCGAGGCCAAAGTCCACCAATTGGATTTCACACTTGACCgtatatttttatcattgaaGGAGATAACG CCAGATCCACTGGTTGAGGCCTTGGAGTCTGTGGTTGGTGATCATGATAACTTAGATGGAAGATTACAAGCAGCACAAGCAGACACTGAG TGGCCTGATGTGGAATCACTTATCAAAGAATTGGAACAGATTGAAGGAATTCAGTCAGTTTCAAAGGGCCGATTTTTCTTGAGCCCTGGTTTGGCGCCAACATTCCAG GTTTATATGGCATCCATGTTTGAGAATCAATACAAGTTACTTGCTCGATCCGGAAACAAAGTACAAGAG GTGATTGTTGAAACGACATTGGATAAGGAAGAGATTAAATCCACAATACAATCATGCACAAATAGAGTGGTGTAG
- the LOC105765204 gene encoding LIM domain-containing protein WLIM2b has protein sequence MAFSGTIDKCTVCDKTVHFVDLLTADGIPYHKTCFKCTHCNGLLVMSNYCSMEGVLYCKPHFEQLFKETGTYTKNFQSKKSDKPNGQTRTPNRLAAFFSGTQDKCGVCNKTAYPLEKVTVEGENYHKSCFRCSPGGCLLTPSTYAAMDGILYCKHHFAQLFMEKGCYSHLAKQACMKKNLAGSSPEQKPEDAVESEDDAKPEAEETEEKSEEDGAET, from the exons ATGGCATTTAGTGGGACGATAGATAAATGCACGGTTTGTGATAAGACTGTTCACTTCGTTGATTTATTAACTGCTGATGGGATTCCTTATCATAAGACCTGCTTCAAATGCACCCATTGCAATGGCTTACTCGTG ATGAGCAACTATTGTTCAATGGAAGGAGTGCTTTATTGCAAACCTCACTTTGAACAACTCTTCAAAGAAACTGGCACTTATACCAAGAATTTCCAAT CCAAAAAATCCGACAAGCCAAATGGGCAG ACAAGGACTCCGAACAGACTTGCAGCCTTCTTCTCAGGCACACAAGATAAATGCGGAGTCTGTAACAAAACCGCGTACCCCTTAGAGAAG GTGACAGTGGAGGGAGAAAACTACCACAAATCCTGCTTCAGGTGTTCACCAGGAGGTTGCTTGCTTACACCATCAACATATGCTGCAATGGATGGTATCCTTTACTGCAAGCATCACTTTGCTCAGCTGTTCATGGAGAAGGGATGCTACAGTCACCTTGCCAAGCAAGCCTGCATGAAGAAAAACTTGGCAGGATCTTCACCGGAGCAAAAGCCCGAAGATGCAGTCGAATCGGAAGATGATGCGAAACCAGAAGCAgaagaaacagaagaaaaatcTGAAGAAGATGGTGCAGAAACCTAA
- the LOC105765208 gene encoding remorin 1.4 yields the protein MGEEEANKMEASEPKEDMQQQPQPQPVKEEEMENEDEAGAEKKSVIIPLPQKVAAAETPPSVTEKSPNNRDSVLARVETEKRLALVKAWEENEKAKIDNKAYKKISAIGSWENTKKSAVEAQLKSIEEKLEKKKEEYAERMKNKVAQLHKQAEERRAMIEAKKGEDFLKIEETAAKFRSTGYTPKKFLGCFGS from the exons ATGGGAGAGGAGGAAGCCAATAAAATGGAAGCCTCTGAACCCAAGGAGGACATGCAGCAGCAGCCACAGCCACAGCCTGTTAAGGAAGAAGAGATGGAGAATGAAGATGAAGCAGGTGCAGAGAAGAAGAGTGTGATCATCCCTCTTCCtcaaa AAGTTGCAGCAGCAGAAACACCACCATCAGTTACAGAGAAAAGTCCAAACAACAgag ATTCCGTGCTTGCTCGAGTTGAGACAGAAAAAAGACTAGCTTTAGTTAAAGCATGGGAGGAAAATGAGAAGGCAAAAATAGACAACAA GGCATATAAGAAGATATCTGCTATTGGATCATGGGAGAATACCAAGAAATCTGCTGTAGAAGCACAGCTAAAGAGCATTGAG GAAAAACtggaaaagaagaaggaagaataTGCAGAGAGAATGAAAAACAAAGTGGCTCAACTCCATAAACAAGCTGAAGAAAGAAGAGCGATGATCGAAGCCAAGAAAGGTGAAGATTTTCTCAAGATAGAGGAAACAGCAGCCAAGTTTCGTTCAACTGGATATACACCAAAGAAATTTCTTGGCTGTTTCGGTAGTTAA